Genomic window (Rosa chinensis cultivar Old Blush chromosome 6, RchiOBHm-V2, whole genome shotgun sequence):
GGGAGAAGGATCGATGTGTCTGGTGTTCGTTTGTGATGAGGATGAGACGGTTCTCTCGCGGCAACCAGCACCGGGGGCGTGCCCGTACTGTGGAGGTTTGGTTCAAGCCATGGATGTAGAGAAACAGTGGAGGTTCTGTTTCTTCCCTCTCTATTGGAGGACCAAGCGCAAGCTCTACTGCAGCTTCTGTGCTA
Coding sequences:
- the LOC112169455 gene encoding uncharacterized protein LOC112169455; translated protein: MCLVFVCDEDETVLSRQPAPGACPYCGGLVQAMDVEKQWRFCFFPLYWRTKRKLYCSFCARRLVVQ